A window of Gimesia sp. contains these coding sequences:
- a CDS encoding recombinase family protein, producing the protein MDQQRQKCREHALRFGHTILPVYEFEDRAVSGTKLEREGLNAMLEAAKQGKFNVLYLYSLSRLARESVITLPILKKLVYVYGVRCICVIENIDTNTTGWEVIAAIFAAIHEQFIKELSAAVLRGQENALLSGYSVGDWCFGYGSEPVPGTEQSRAGRNSKPRKIYVINQEHAEWVSQIFTWYVDEGISIGQIVKKINHLKAPKDHRSSSKEWHHDLVVNLLSNPKYIGDWPWGEMQNVRNPETGIVCQKPRSEEECEQWKRELPHLRIIDDNTFRLAQEKLDANAQKWEKHRRVNGKFTGSSTETNGRRKVKLLHGLLKCAQCGSPFYSDGKRARCRGGKRGTCDAVTSVPLKLLESMMLEKIGTIILEDNQWFQCVFDDLLKLYRDYENRFPAMIREKERELHQVTQKIERLVDLVEQGDPPEDLHRRLKSRKEEQKEIQFELKQLRLERNHDPRKPSEAWLKERLKQLFDVLKESSPAANKALSALVCGEITLEENEIPLRKRNYFRGIFRLNIRGVSSFLAGTSSSIEGTKQGDEVVIDFIQPDKAGLQREIAKRMYDAEEPEFKIAEALGVSRSRVTKLLDEVFELQGEKKPDGRSRRSQLSVKHKVPPRYQSIAEDVMKLFAQGLLLGRIAEALKIDRNTVTSSVKYWHEQRGLPVPDGRTRRKSL; encoded by the coding sequence ATCGATCAGCAGCGACAAAAGTGTCGGGAACACGCCTTGCGTTTCGGCCATACTATTCTACCTGTTTACGAATTTGAAGATAGGGCCGTATCAGGCACGAAGCTTGAAAGAGAGGGCCTAAATGCGATGCTGGAGGCAGCAAAGCAGGGTAAATTCAATGTGCTGTATTTATATAGTCTGAGCCGACTTGCTCGAGAATCGGTGATTACATTACCGATCCTCAAGAAGCTCGTCTATGTCTACGGTGTTCGCTGTATCTGTGTCATCGAGAATATTGACACGAATACAACCGGCTGGGAAGTCATCGCTGCGATTTTTGCTGCCATCCATGAGCAGTTCATCAAAGAATTAAGTGCAGCTGTTCTCCGAGGACAGGAGAACGCCCTGCTCAGTGGTTATTCTGTGGGAGACTGGTGCTTTGGTTACGGCTCTGAGCCAGTGCCGGGTACGGAACAGAGTCGAGCAGGCCGTAACAGTAAGCCGCGAAAGATCTATGTGATCAACCAGGAGCACGCAGAATGGGTCAGTCAGATCTTTACCTGGTATGTCGATGAAGGAATATCAATCGGCCAGATTGTCAAAAAAATCAATCATTTAAAGGCCCCTAAAGATCATCGTTCTTCGAGTAAAGAGTGGCACCATGACCTTGTCGTAAATCTGCTATCGAATCCGAAATATATTGGTGACTGGCCCTGGGGAGAGATGCAAAACGTGCGTAACCCTGAAACGGGCATTGTTTGTCAGAAGCCTCGGTCGGAAGAAGAGTGTGAACAATGGAAACGAGAATTGCCTCACCTGCGTATCATTGATGACAACACGTTTCGACTAGCACAGGAAAAACTGGATGCCAATGCACAAAAGTGGGAAAAGCACCGCCGCGTGAATGGCAAATTTACCGGCTCATCCACTGAAACGAATGGTCGTCGCAAGGTCAAGCTGTTGCATGGGCTGTTGAAGTGTGCCCAGTGTGGCAGTCCATTCTATTCTGACGGCAAACGAGCCCGTTGTCGCGGCGGGAAACGTGGTACCTGTGACGCTGTCACTTCTGTGCCTTTAAAGCTGCTGGAGTCGATGATGCTCGAAAAAATCGGGACAATTATCCTGGAGGACAATCAGTGGTTTCAGTGTGTCTTTGATGATTTATTGAAGCTGTATAGGGATTACGAAAACCGGTTTCCTGCGATGATCAGAGAAAAAGAACGGGAGTTACACCAGGTAACTCAAAAGATCGAGCGTCTGGTCGACCTGGTCGAGCAGGGGGATCCCCCAGAGGATCTGCACCGGCGCCTCAAATCCAGGAAGGAAGAGCAGAAAGAAATCCAATTTGAGCTGAAACAACTCCGGCTGGAGCGGAACCATGACCCGAGAAAACCCTCCGAAGCATGGCTGAAGGAACGGCTTAAGCAGTTGTTTGATGTTCTGAAGGAATCTTCGCCTGCCGCCAACAAGGCCCTGAGTGCACTTGTCTGCGGTGAGATTACTTTGGAAGAAAACGAGATTCCTCTGAGAAAACGGAATTATTTTCGAGGGATATTCCGGCTCAACATCAGAGGGGTTTCTAGTTTTCTTGCCGGTACCTCATCCTCGATCGAAGGTACTAAACAGGGCGATGAAGTCGTGATTGACTTCATTCAACCTGATAAAGCAGGTCTGCAGAGAGAGATTGCCAAAAGGATGTACGACGCCGAAGAACCGGAATTCAAAATTGCTGAAGCATTAGGCGTCAGCCGGAGCAGAGTAACGAAGCTTTTAGATGAAGTCTTTGAACTACAGGGAGAGAAAAAGCCGGATGGACGATCCCGACGGTCGCAACTCTCGGTAAAACACAAAGTACCTCCCCGCTATCAGTCTATCGCGGAAGATGTGATGAAACTGTTCGCTCAGGGATTGTTACTCGGACGGATAGCTGAAGCTCTGAAAATTGACCGGAATACGGTGACCAGCTCAGTCAAATACTGGCATGAGCAACGTGGTTTGCCTGTACCTGATGGTCGTACTCGCAGGAAATCACTTTGA
- a CDS encoding potassium channel family protein, with protein sequence MQNQESEQVVRHPFGKFTYLLCSILTLLIGTAFMGSSRVSVMLFCLLFSTVLLTAVVSVCHRHKTLGIGLTLVVLMLILNVSSFLTRSYSLTVLHNSLVIIFLAFVFYHILSAVFHDDRVTLDTIIGTVSLYLLAGLLWSYLYSTILLVDPAAFRYDLVNASSEAVTLRNSDLQPLIYLSFVTMATLGYGDIVPVSGPAQTACYLQAVFGQFYFAILVSRLVAMYISAVTQKNQQHAQSS encoded by the coding sequence ATGCAGAATCAGGAAAGTGAACAGGTCGTTCGCCATCCCTTTGGAAAGTTCACCTATTTACTTTGTTCTATACTGACTTTGCTGATCGGAACCGCGTTCATGGGCAGCAGCAGAGTCTCTGTGATGCTCTTCTGCCTGTTGTTTTCGACCGTTCTGCTCACAGCAGTCGTCTCTGTCTGTCATCGCCACAAGACACTGGGGATTGGACTTACGCTTGTCGTCCTGATGCTGATATTGAATGTCAGCAGTTTTCTTACCCGCAGCTATTCACTGACGGTTCTGCACAACAGTCTGGTGATCATTTTCCTGGCGTTTGTGTTTTACCATATTCTGAGTGCCGTATTTCACGACGACCGGGTAACACTCGATACCATTATCGGAACTGTCTCCCTTTACCTGCTGGCCGGACTCCTCTGGTCCTATCTCTACTCAACCATCTTACTGGTTGATCCAGCCGCTTTTCGCTATGACCTGGTCAATGCCTCATCCGAAGCAGTCACGTTACGAAACTCGGACCTGCAACCGTTGATTTACCTGTCGTTCGTCACCATGGCGACTCTGGGATATGGTGATATCGTTCCGGTATCCGGCCCCGCGCAAACAGCCTGTTACCTGCAGGCTGTCTTTGGTCAGTTTTATTTCGCCATCCTGGTTTCCAGGCTGGTGGCCATGTACATTTCAGCTGTGACCCAAAAGAATCAACAGCATGCCCAAAGCAGTTAA
- a CDS encoding TolC family protein, giving the protein MAVRKSAYFLSMLLLLSGCKTAQQVHDPGYAQVSESVQQAAYTPAQATVNPVAADLQGAHSVEEYIQYALSQNPDIQAARKLVEANAHQVPVASSLQDPTLGMTFYPEQVQTASGPQEYALNVSQKFPARGKLNAQGELAESQTNQSRAHLAAVELDTIAKVKRAYYELYFIQQTIAVTEADKQLLVEIRDVANVRYKTGKVSQQDLLRAELEISNVENELIRLQQRLESGQAKLARLLHVSPQTKLLALDHIAPGSLPDDLNWLQQQAVASRPELHAQLAALEKDRQALNLARLAYKPDLTLGATWIDVGSTGVSPVANGNDSFLITAGINLPIYRKKLDSAVRSAEAKAVSTARSYDSLKDATQEEVADLFAQAKSQQDLITLFREDILPKARQTLEVSSQAYNTGEVDFLQLVDNWRELLRFEVSYLRIEASLGQSLAELERVVGGVNPQALQPIPAAPEALENLPLPEEP; this is encoded by the coding sequence ATGGCCGTACGAAAGTCAGCTTATTTCTTAAGTATGTTACTGTTATTGTCCGGCTGTAAAACTGCACAGCAGGTCCATGACCCCGGTTACGCACAAGTTTCCGAGTCCGTTCAACAGGCCGCATATACTCCCGCCCAGGCGACCGTCAATCCCGTTGCTGCCGACTTGCAGGGCGCGCATTCCGTTGAAGAGTACATTCAATACGCGTTGTCACAAAACCCGGATATCCAGGCAGCCCGAAAACTCGTAGAAGCCAACGCTCACCAGGTCCCTGTCGCTTCGAGCCTGCAAGACCCTACTCTGGGAATGACGTTTTATCCTGAGCAGGTACAGACGGCTTCAGGCCCTCAGGAATATGCGTTAAATGTTTCACAGAAATTCCCTGCACGAGGGAAACTGAATGCCCAGGGTGAACTCGCCGAATCACAGACCAATCAATCAAGAGCGCACCTGGCAGCCGTCGAACTGGACACGATTGCCAAAGTGAAACGAGCCTATTACGAGCTCTATTTTATTCAACAGACTATCGCTGTAACCGAGGCAGATAAACAGTTACTGGTTGAGATCCGTGACGTCGCGAATGTACGCTATAAGACAGGAAAAGTCAGCCAGCAGGACCTGTTGCGGGCAGAACTGGAAATCTCCAATGTTGAGAATGAATTAATTCGCCTGCAACAAAGACTCGAAAGCGGTCAGGCCAAACTGGCACGTCTGCTGCATGTTTCACCACAGACAAAATTACTGGCACTCGATCATATCGCCCCCGGATCTCTGCCTGACGACCTGAACTGGTTGCAGCAACAGGCGGTTGCTTCTCGTCCCGAATTGCATGCACAACTGGCAGCACTCGAAAAAGACAGGCAGGCCCTCAATCTGGCACGCCTCGCCTATAAGCCGGATCTCACCCTGGGAGCCACCTGGATTGATGTAGGCTCGACCGGCGTCAGTCCTGTCGCTAACGGAAATGATTCGTTTCTGATCACGGCAGGCATTAACCTGCCCATCTACAGAAAGAAACTGGATTCGGCAGTGCGCTCCGCTGAGGCAAAAGCAGTCTCGACGGCCCGATCCTATGATTCATTAAAAGATGCCACTCAAGAAGAAGTCGCAGACCTATTCGCGCAAGCCAAAAGCCAGCAGGATCTGATAACCCTGTTCCGTGAAGACATTCTTCCCAAAGCACGCCAGACGTTAGAGGTCTCCAGCCAGGCCTACAATACCGGAGAAGTCGATTTTTTACAGCTGGTTGACAACTGGAGAGAACTGCTCCGATTCGAGGTGAGTTATCTGAGAATCGAAGCATCACTGGGACAATCACTGGCAGAGCTGGAACGCGTCGTTGGCGGGGTCAACCCGCAGGCATTGCAACCCATTCCCGCGGCGCCGGAAGCACTTGAAAATTTACCGCTGCCAGAAGAACCATAA
- a CDS encoding SpoIIE family protein phosphatase, whose amino-acid sequence MSVLFASIARFKNQPRTIRFQLLLSVNLTLSIALAGLLILQYYREIEHATAQMRTGLNDEAIAIQSAVSHLIQDHTDHQDRNVQSYINKVCSEMRKSASPGHRIIVSLNGKYIQTGHASPDSEAILSEFDFTNPKSFNLADFQQHQLVIGYKTGKGASVFVIETLKNVRRAIRTKVLLQLGVLGALGLIAAGIVNLVLLKFVGRPLNQLLKTVENIRSGNLDTMAPGFTSSEMNLLSSSINSMSAALKENDRDRRSQMEKARKIQQYLLPHGVQISQLETAHIFEPADSVAGDYYDFLPLSDGSWLICIADVSGHGVPAAMGAAMLKSLLLAASEKPPYDPVTIMKEVNRQFTASILPGNFASMFLARWEPESHTLTWVSAGHLPALLQKKSGALETLKSTGLLVGIDLNAEWEQKTTILSSEDRILLFSDGVTESTNAEGTLFGVDRLTDLFSHRTDSSLLTEIMRINETIAKWRSNASPNDDLTLVALERQSVADLNQSGGRSSRENEELNVFTR is encoded by the coding sequence ATGTCAGTCTTATTTGCCAGTATCGCCCGATTCAAGAATCAACCCCGTACGATCAGATTTCAATTACTGCTTTCCGTGAATCTGACGCTCAGTATCGCGCTGGCAGGACTCCTGATATTGCAATATTACAGGGAAATCGAGCATGCGACCGCACAGATGCGGACAGGCTTAAACGATGAAGCGATCGCGATTCAGTCCGCAGTTTCCCATTTAATCCAGGATCATACGGATCATCAGGATCGCAATGTCCAGAGCTATATCAACAAAGTCTGTTCAGAAATGAGAAAATCAGCCTCACCCGGACACCGGATTATCGTCAGCCTGAATGGGAAATATATACAGACAGGTCATGCTTCTCCGGATAGTGAGGCGATCCTGTCCGAATTTGACTTTACAAATCCGAAATCGTTCAATCTGGCAGACTTCCAGCAACACCAGCTTGTCATTGGTTACAAGACTGGCAAAGGAGCAAGCGTCTTTGTGATCGAAACATTAAAAAATGTACGTCGCGCGATCCGAACCAAAGTCCTGCTTCAGCTTGGTGTGCTTGGGGCATTAGGCCTGATCGCGGCCGGGATCGTCAATCTCGTGCTACTGAAGTTTGTGGGCAGACCGTTAAATCAACTCTTAAAGACTGTGGAAAATATCAGGTCCGGCAATCTGGATACCATGGCCCCAGGCTTTACCAGTAGTGAGATGAACTTACTGTCCTCTTCAATCAATTCCATGAGCGCGGCACTGAAGGAAAACGATCGTGACCGCCGCTCCCAGATGGAGAAAGCACGAAAGATTCAGCAATACCTGCTGCCCCACGGAGTTCAAATATCACAGCTTGAAACAGCGCATATCTTTGAACCGGCAGACAGTGTGGCTGGAGATTATTACGACTTCCTGCCTTTGTCAGATGGATCATGGCTCATCTGCATTGCCGATGTGAGCGGACACGGTGTTCCCGCTGCCATGGGGGCTGCCATGTTGAAATCACTCCTGCTGGCTGCTTCTGAAAAGCCCCCCTATGATCCGGTTACGATCATGAAAGAAGTCAACCGTCAGTTTACCGCTTCGATTCTGCCTGGAAATTTTGCATCCATGTTTCTTGCACGCTGGGAGCCGGAATCACATACCTTGACCTGGGTGAGTGCAGGACATCTCCCAGCCCTCTTGCAGAAAAAATCAGGAGCCCTGGAAACATTAAAAAGTACAGGCCTGTTAGTCGGCATTGACCTGAATGCCGAGTGGGAGCAGAAAACGACGATACTTTCATCAGAAGATCGAATTCTGCTCTTCAGCGATGGAGTCACAGAGTCGACCAACGCCGAAGGGACTTTATTTGGAGTAGACCGACTTACAGATTTATTTTCCCACAGGACTGACAGCTCACTTCTGACAGAAATCATGCGAATCAACGAAACCATTGCGAAATGGCGTTCGAATGCTTCTCCGAATGATGATCTGACGCTGGTGGCACTGGAGCGCCAATCCGTTGCGGACCTGAATCAGTCGGGAGGTCGGTCGTCGAGAGAGAACGAGGAGCTCAATGTTTTCACTCGGTAA
- a CDS encoding efflux RND transporter permease subunit, whose amino-acid sequence MIRSILDFCLRQRLLIVLLSVGLIGWGWYSAQKVPIDAIPNVGENQVIVLAEWTGRSPKDVEDQITYPLSIALQAVPGSRSVRGKSMFGFSFVQVTFDDDVDFYWARSRVVEQLTTVTGSLPEGVVPTLAPDATALGQIYYYVLEPPAGMDLAELRSKQDFFIKYALQSVDGVAEVASIGGYVKQYQVEVDPDELRYHNIPLSQVIDSVKAANIDVGAKTVETSGMEFIVRGKGFIGADKTEQETIEQINNTVITTSKGVPIRVSDVAQVQTGPAFRRGALDLNGQEAVGGVVVMRYGENPRKVIERVQAKIASLESELGGIKIQGIYDRSLLIDETVSTLTEALIQETIITVAVMVLFLLHIRASIIIAITLPMAVLMSFIAMKTFGVDANIMSLAGIAIAIGTMVDMGIIILENIYGSLAEWEASGTPGGPQQRLTVIRDSAAEVIPAVITAVSTTIISFLPVFFLTGRDHRLFTPLAWTKSFALISSLIVAVVILPMLCRIFLRSTQLSRWGQLASGAAVGCLTAALCWFVWGDYIAEGSLLTLAAATLFAAVAGFLLGWWVTSEKIRSMEENPASRFVRFLYAGRLKMALKHKLLMLSFPAMIVVLGAGAWVGLPTVLKPVEKVVSLLGADLNQVPGYVDAKHVFTGLKSDDWIALDEGSWFYMPSLYPAASFSQAMEILQAQDTLIKGIPEVEHVLGKIGRVESALDPAPAAMVETYVMLKPRDKWREGMTARKIWDEINSVATLPGVTPASPLQPIEGRVVMLQSGIKASMAIRVYGDDLEGLSKASLAVAERLKQNRYVNAGTVNPDIVMGKPYYEFEVDREEAARYGMTTMMVNQIVSAGLGGLDVTTTVEGRERYPIQVRFERSVRKDLKDLRKVSVVTHGGDIVPLERLADVTTTWGPGAINSEDARLVAHVAFSPSGASGDLETVEQVMTDLRTAREDGSLTFPRGNFELQAVGSFQNQIEANQRLMWIIPTVLLVNLLIIYLGFQDFAISAIVFSGIPVAFAGGMIAVAWMGVDMNTAVWVGFIALFGIAVDDGVVMATYIQQTLKRQPVKDIADLREAIYTAGLKRIRPCVMTTLTTIFALLPVLMSHGRGADVARAMALPVLGGMLVEPFTTFIVPAIYCAYLEFKMNAGLSSQALNHELPQTGSQNSKFDPALSGPAS is encoded by the coding sequence ATGATCCGCAGTATCCTCGATTTCTGTCTTCGTCAGCGACTCCTGATCGTCCTGCTGTCGGTCGGCCTGATCGGCTGGGGCTGGTATTCGGCACAGAAAGTTCCCATTGATGCCATCCCCAATGTGGGCGAGAACCAGGTGATCGTGCTGGCCGAGTGGACGGGACGCTCTCCCAAGGATGTGGAAGACCAGATTACCTATCCGCTCTCGATCGCGCTGCAGGCAGTGCCGGGCTCCCGCAGTGTCCGCGGCAAAAGCATGTTTGGCTTCAGTTTCGTGCAGGTCACGTTTGACGATGACGTCGACTTCTACTGGGCCCGCTCCCGCGTGGTCGAACAGCTCACGACCGTCACAGGCTCGCTGCCGGAAGGCGTGGTCCCGACACTCGCCCCCGATGCCACTGCCCTGGGCCAGATCTATTACTATGTGCTCGAACCGCCGGCCGGCATGGACCTGGCGGAACTGCGCTCAAAGCAGGACTTCTTCATCAAGTACGCTCTGCAGTCCGTGGATGGTGTTGCCGAGGTCGCCTCGATCGGCGGCTACGTCAAACAGTACCAGGTCGAAGTCGACCCCGACGAGCTACGCTATCATAACATTCCGCTCAGCCAGGTGATTGACTCGGTGAAAGCCGCCAATATCGATGTTGGTGCCAAGACCGTCGAGACCAGCGGGATGGAATTCATCGTCCGCGGCAAAGGATTCATCGGAGCGGACAAGACGGAACAGGAAACCATCGAGCAGATCAACAATACGGTGATTACCACCAGCAAAGGGGTACCGATCCGCGTCAGCGATGTGGCTCAGGTCCAGACCGGTCCCGCTTTCCGTCGTGGTGCCCTTGATCTGAATGGACAGGAGGCGGTCGGGGGTGTGGTCGTGATGCGTTATGGCGAAAATCCCCGTAAAGTGATCGAACGCGTGCAGGCCAAAATCGCTTCGCTGGAATCGGAACTGGGCGGCATCAAAATCCAGGGAATCTATGACCGGAGCCTGCTGATCGATGAGACCGTCTCCACCCTCACCGAAGCCCTGATACAGGAAACCATCATCACCGTTGCGGTCATGGTGCTGTTCCTGTTACACATCCGCGCCAGTATCATCATTGCCATCACACTCCCCATGGCAGTGTTGATGTCGTTTATCGCCATGAAGACATTCGGCGTCGATGCCAACATCATGTCCCTGGCGGGCATCGCGATTGCCATCGGCACCATGGTCGACATGGGAATTATCATTCTGGAGAACATCTATGGCAGCCTGGCCGAATGGGAGGCCAGTGGTACTCCGGGCGGCCCACAACAGCGTCTGACGGTCATTCGCGATTCGGCAGCCGAAGTGATCCCCGCCGTGATTACTGCCGTCAGTACGACGATTATCAGCTTTCTCCCGGTCTTTTTCCTGACCGGCCGGGATCACAGGCTGTTCACGCCGCTGGCCTGGACCAAGTCCTTCGCTCTGATCTCCAGTCTGATCGTTGCTGTCGTCATCCTGCCGATGCTCTGTCGAATCTTTCTCCGCAGTACGCAGCTCTCCCGCTGGGGGCAACTGGCCAGCGGCGCTGCAGTGGGTTGTCTCACGGCTGCGCTCTGCTGGTTTGTCTGGGGAGATTATATCGCCGAGGGATCGCTGCTCACCCTGGCTGCAGCCACGCTGTTTGCTGCGGTCGCCGGCTTCCTGCTGGGCTGGTGGGTCACCAGCGAGAAGATCCGCTCCATGGAAGAGAATCCCGCCAGTCGTTTCGTGCGGTTTCTGTATGCGGGTCGGTTAAAAATGGCATTAAAGCACAAACTGCTGATGCTCTCCTTTCCCGCCATGATTGTCGTGCTGGGGGCCGGTGCCTGGGTTGGCTTGCCGACCGTGTTAAAGCCCGTCGAGAAAGTAGTCTCACTGCTCGGTGCGGATCTGAATCAGGTTCCCGGCTACGTGGATGCCAAGCACGTCTTCACCGGACTGAAATCGGACGACTGGATCGCCCTGGACGAAGGCAGCTGGTTCTATATGCCCAGTCTCTACCCAGCTGCCAGCTTCTCCCAGGCAATGGAGATCCTGCAGGCCCAGGATACGCTGATCAAAGGGATTCCGGAAGTCGAACACGTACTGGGAAAAATTGGCCGTGTGGAGTCCGCGCTCGACCCTGCCCCCGCGGCCATGGTCGAAACCTACGTGATGCTCAAACCCCGCGACAAATGGCGGGAGGGGATGACGGCCCGCAAGATCTGGGACGAAATCAACAGCGTAGCGACGCTGCCGGGAGTCACGCCTGCATCACCCCTGCAACCCATCGAAGGCCGCGTAGTGATGCTGCAGAGCGGGATTAAGGCCTCAATGGCGATCCGGGTCTACGGCGATGACCTGGAAGGCCTGTCCAAAGCCTCGCTGGCAGTGGCAGAACGCCTCAAGCAGAACCGCTATGTAAATGCGGGCACCGTCAATCCTGATATCGTGATGGGCAAACCCTATTATGAGTTCGAAGTCGACCGGGAAGAAGCCGCCCGCTACGGCATGACCACGATGATGGTCAACCAGATCGTCTCAGCCGGTCTGGGGGGCCTCGATGTGACCACGACCGTGGAAGGCCGCGAACGCTATCCCATTCAGGTCCGTTTCGAACGCAGCGTCCGTAAGGACCTGAAAGACCTGCGGAAGGTCTCCGTGGTCACTCACGGCGGAGACATTGTCCCCCTGGAACGGCTGGCAGACGTCACCACCACCTGGGGTCCGGGGGCGATCAACAGTGAAGATGCCCGGCTTGTCGCCCATGTTGCATTTTCTCCGTCCGGCGCATCCGGCGACCTGGAGACCGTGGAGCAGGTCATGACCGATCTGCGAACAGCCCGGGAAGATGGCTCCCTGACCTTTCCCAGGGGGAATTTTGAACTGCAGGCCGTGGGGTCTTTCCAGAATCAGATCGAAGCCAACCAGCGGCTGATGTGGATCATTCCCACGGTGCTGCTGGTGAATCTGCTGATTATCTATCTCGGTTTCCAGGATTTTGCCATCTCGGCGATTGTCTTCTCCGGGATTCCCGTCGCGTTTGCCGGCGGGATGATCGCGGTCGCCTGGATGGGCGTGGATATGAATACCGCGGTATGGGTCGGCTTTATCGCCCTGTTCGGCATCGCAGTCGACGATGGCGTGGTGATGGCCACCTACATCCAGCAGACGCTGAAACGCCAACCAGTCAAGGACATCGCCGATTTACGCGAGGCGATCTACACGGCCGGGCTGAAACGCATTCGCCCCTGTGTGATGACCACCCTGACCACGATCTTCGCCTTGTTGCCGGTACTGATGTCACACGGTCGCGGAGCCGACGTGGCCCGGGCCATGGCACTTCCCGTTCTGGGAGGCATGCTGGTCGAACCCTTTACCACCTTCATTGTCCCCGCCATTTATTGTGCATACCTGGAATTCAAAATGAATGCGGGCCTGTCAAGTCAGGCCCTGAACCACGAACTACCTCAAACTGGATCTCAGAATTCGAAATTCGATCCAGCCTTAAGCGGTCCCGCCTCCTGA